From the Streptosporangiales bacterium genome, one window contains:
- a CDS encoding SMP-30/gluconolactonase/LRE family protein, with translation MKAEQATDPVAHHGEGPVWDSATGRLLSVDMLDGDVLFLDPETGTTTRTHVHCVVGCVRPRRSGGYVLAVERGFAFLDADSQTPELMPELWTDRYVRMNEGGCDPQGRFYCGSMAYDQREGRGTVWRLDTDGHAEHVLEEVTVSNGIVWSLDGSTVYYIDTPTRRIDAFTFDADTGRFADRRPFVTVPDDVEGKPDGMTIDTEGGLWVAFFGGSCVRRYDTTGTVQEQIDVPVTQVTACAFGGPDLDELYISTSSYGLGHHHEEPEAGALFRARPGATGVPVVAYAG, from the coding sequence GTGAAAGCGGAACAGGCGACCGATCCGGTCGCACATCACGGTGAGGGGCCGGTGTGGGACTCGGCCACGGGTCGGCTGCTGTCGGTCGACATGCTCGACGGTGACGTGCTCTTCCTCGACCCGGAGACGGGCACGACGACGCGCACCCACGTGCACTGCGTGGTCGGGTGCGTCCGGCCACGCAGGTCCGGTGGCTACGTCCTCGCGGTCGAGCGCGGATTCGCGTTCCTCGACGCCGACTCGCAGACGCCTGAGCTCATGCCGGAGCTGTGGACCGACAGGTACGTACGGATGAACGAGGGCGGCTGCGACCCGCAGGGACGCTTCTACTGCGGCTCGATGGCGTACGACCAGCGCGAGGGCAGGGGCACGGTGTGGCGGCTCGACACCGACGGCCACGCCGAGCACGTTCTCGAGGAGGTCACGGTCTCCAACGGGATCGTCTGGAGCCTCGACGGGTCGACGGTGTACTACATCGACACGCCCACGCGCCGGATCGACGCCTTCACCTTCGACGCCGACACGGGCCGGTTCGCCGACCGGCGTCCGTTCGTCACGGTGCCCGACGACGTCGAGGGCAAGCCGGACGGCATGACCATCGACACCGAGGGCGGGCTGTGGGTCGCGTTCTTCGGCGGGAGCTGCGTCCGCCGGTACGACACCACCGGCACGGTGCAGGAGCAGATCGACGTGCCGGTGACGCAGGTGACCGCCTGCGCGTTCGGCGGGCCCGACCTCGACGAGCTGTACATCAGCACCTCGAGCTACGGCCTCGGACACCACCACGAGGAGCCGGAAGCAGGCGCTCTCTTCCGCGCGCGGCCCGGTGCCACGGGCGTCCCTGTCGTCGCGTACGCCGGCTGA
- a CDS encoding sugar kinase → MQAPSQERRRLVFVGSVLVDLVVRVDELPGRGADILARGAHATPGAGFDVLAAAARHGLPAAFAGRHGDGPFGSRVEESLAAEGIDVLLPATHGDDTGFRVGLVERGGDRTFVTCAGAESRLDTADLAGLRLESTDVVHVSGRDLAQPGAGTAIAGWLRTLPADIAVSLEVGPRHDDVPSDVHTRVLRRCDVVSMPLSATGSLLGTSGVKAAAEALHDYAPRLTAAVFRRGVDGCWAYDAESGSAPVEVPAPPLDPTDGTRMDGTHTGVVLAGLARGLPVATAALRANVAALLGASGRDAADIASAATVDRFLGTRWNGS, encoded by the coding sequence ATGCAGGCACCGTCGCAGGAGCGCCGCAGACTCGTCTTCGTCGGCAGCGTCCTCGTCGACCTGGTCGTCCGGGTCGACGAGCTCCCCGGGCGGGGTGCGGACATCCTCGCGCGGGGCGCCCACGCCACGCCGGGCGCCGGCTTCGACGTGCTCGCCGCCGCCGCGAGACACGGCCTCCCCGCCGCGTTCGCCGGGCGGCACGGCGACGGCCCCTTCGGCTCCCGGGTCGAGGAGTCGCTCGCGGCCGAGGGGATCGACGTGCTGCTCCCGGCCACACACGGCGACGACACGGGCTTCCGAGTGGGACTCGTGGAGCGGGGCGGCGACCGCACGTTCGTGACCTGCGCGGGTGCCGAGTCGCGTCTCGACACCGCCGACCTCGCGGGGCTCCGGCTCGAGTCCACCGACGTCGTCCACGTCAGCGGGCGCGACCTCGCGCAGCCGGGCGCCGGCACGGCGATCGCCGGCTGGCTGCGCACCCTGCCCGCCGACATCGCGGTCTCGCTCGAGGTCGGTCCGCGTCACGACGACGTCCCGTCGGACGTGCACACCCGGGTGCTGCGCCGCTGCGACGTCGTCTCGATGCCGTTGTCGGCGACCGGCAGCCTGCTCGGCACGAGCGGGGTCAAGGCGGCGGCGGAGGCGCTCCACGACTACGCCCCACGCCTCACCGCGGCGGTGTTCCGTCGTGGCGTCGACGGCTGTTGGGCGTACGACGCGGAGTCGGGCAGCGCACCTGTCGAGGTGCCCGCGCCCCCGCTCGACCCGACCGACGGCACGCGCATGGACGGCACGCACACGGGCGTCGTGCTGGCCGGACTCGCTCGCGGCCTCCCCGTCGCGACGGCCGCGCTGCGGGCGAACGTCGCCGCGCTGCTCGGCGCGTCCGGCCGCGACGCCGCCGACATCGCATCCGCCGCCACCGTCGACCGCTTCCTCGGCACGAGGTGGAACGGATCCTGA